The proteins below come from a single Micromonospora citrea genomic window:
- a CDS encoding exodeoxyribonuclease III, whose translation MRLATWNVNSVKARLPRLLEWLAGTGPDVVCLQETKCPDGAFPVAEVGELGYTVASHSDGRWNGVAILSRVGLADVVVGFPAEPGFPEPEARAISATCDGVRVWSVYVPNGRAPDDPHYTYKLAWFAALRDALESELASGLPLAVCGDFNVAPTDADVWDPSVFTHSTHVTPAERAALAELRDLGLSDVVPTPMKGPHPFTYWDYRAGMFHQNKGMRIDLVYASAPFARAVRSAYVDREARKGKGPSDHAPIVVDAELVPAVESF comes from the coding sequence ATGCGCCTGGCGACCTGGAACGTGAACTCGGTGAAGGCCCGCCTCCCCCGGCTGCTGGAGTGGCTGGCGGGAACCGGGCCGGACGTCGTCTGCCTGCAGGAGACCAAGTGCCCGGACGGGGCGTTCCCCGTGGCGGAGGTGGGCGAGCTGGGCTACACCGTGGCCAGCCACAGCGACGGCCGGTGGAACGGGGTGGCCATCCTGTCCCGGGTCGGCCTGGCCGACGTGGTGGTGGGGTTCCCCGCCGAGCCGGGCTTCCCCGAGCCCGAGGCCCGGGCCATCTCCGCCACCTGCGACGGGGTGCGGGTCTGGTCGGTGTACGTGCCGAACGGCCGCGCGCCGGACGACCCGCACTACACCTACAAGCTGGCCTGGTTCGCGGCGCTGCGGGACGCGCTCGAGTCGGAGCTGGCGAGCGGGCTGCCGCTGGCGGTCTGCGGGGACTTCAACGTCGCGCCCACCGACGCCGACGTCTGGGACCCGAGCGTGTTCACCCACTCCACCCACGTCACGCCGGCCGAGCGGGCGGCCCTGGCGGAGCTGCGCGACCTCGGCCTCTCCGACGTGGTGCCCACGCCGATGAAGGGCCCGCACCCGTTCACCTACTGGGACTACCGGGCCGGGATGTTCCATCAGAACAAGGGCATGCGGATCGACCTGGTGTACGCCTCGGCGCCGTTCGCCAGGGCGGTCCGCTCGGCGTACGTGGACCGGGAGGCCCGCAAGGGCAAGGGCCCGTCCGACCACGCCCCGATCGTGGTCGACGCCGAACTGGTTCCGGCGGTCGAGTCGTTCTGA
- a CDS encoding antibiotic biosynthesis monooxygenase family protein — MAVVKINAIDVPPGAGEELEKRFAARAGAVENSPGFLGFELLRPVAGENRYFVYTKWESEEAYQAWAAGPSRAAHAGSGEKRPPVASGATLLEFEVVQQVAPRP; from the coding sequence ATGGCAGTCGTGAAGATCAACGCGATCGACGTCCCTCCCGGCGCGGGTGAGGAGCTGGAGAAGCGGTTCGCCGCCCGGGCCGGCGCGGTGGAGAACTCCCCCGGTTTCCTCGGCTTCGAGCTGCTCCGCCCGGTCGCCGGCGAGAACCGCTACTTCGTCTACACGAAGTGGGAGAGCGAGGAGGCCTACCAGGCCTGGGCCGCCGGCCCCTCCCGCGCCGCCCACGCCGGGTCGGGCGAGAAGCGTCCCCCGGTCGCATCGGGCGCCACCCTGCTGGAGTTCGAGGTCGTCCAGCAGGTCGCACCGCGTCCCTGA
- a CDS encoding class F sortase, which produces MATTPAPQPAAAAARRRPPPGRRPWSVPLAVVLVLVGVFATGAGLGRTAGPFDWAADSGESRPTRGGDGALSASRPVRLSIPSIEVSAPVAPVGQARDGSIAVPPLDRADETGWYDRGPTPGEPGPAVIVGHVDTKRGPSVFYGLHKLRPGDTVEVTRADRSVVVFRVDSVEHFPKDRLPAERVYGDEGPPGLRLITCGGDWLGGRTGYADNVIAFATLLSSRPA; this is translated from the coding sequence ATGGCCACCACGCCCGCCCCGCAGCCGGCCGCCGCAGCGGCCCGGCGTCGGCCGCCGCCCGGCCGCCGCCCCTGGTCGGTGCCGCTGGCCGTGGTGCTGGTGCTGGTCGGGGTCTTCGCCACCGGCGCGGGGCTCGGGCGTACGGCCGGGCCGTTCGACTGGGCCGCCGACTCGGGGGAGTCGCGTCCGACCCGCGGCGGGGACGGCGCGCTGTCGGCCAGCCGGCCGGTGCGGCTGTCGATCCCCTCGATCGAGGTGTCCGCGCCGGTGGCGCCCGTGGGCCAGGCCCGGGACGGGTCGATCGCCGTCCCGCCCCTGGACCGGGCCGACGAGACCGGCTGGTACGACCGGGGCCCGACCCCCGGCGAGCCGGGCCCGGCGGTGATCGTGGGGCACGTGGACACCAAGCGCGGCCCGTCGGTCTTCTACGGCCTGCACAAGCTCCGCCCCGGTGACACGGTCGAGGTGACCCGCGCGGACCGCTCGGTCGTGGTCTTCCGCGTCGACTCGGTGGAGCACTTCCCCAAGGACCGGCTGCCGGCGGAGCGGGTCTACGGCGACGAGGGCCCGCCGGGCCTGCGCCTGATCACCTGCGGTGGCGACTGGCTCGGCGGCCGGACGGGCTACGCCGACAACGTCATCGCCTTCGCCACCCTGCTCTCCTCCCGCCCCGCCTGA